From Drosophila suzukii chromosome 2R, CBGP_Dsuzu_IsoJpt1.0, whole genome shotgun sequence, a single genomic window includes:
- the LOC108009522 gene encoding uncharacterized protein CG5098 isoform X1 — MANNNHPHPGHLSQAAQNASWNPLQIPSYIPRQPQLAHMSNERPGMVRSPLAWHVSGSVSAQPPPPPDAIYNFMSANHKNLDHHHQMNPLLAPPYSGTLPFNSMDLSLQSARSAAQPLAKQPPNQQPQQSQQQQQSLMHAPNYPSIQNLTTNATPTSAQLQQQQQQEHMAAMAAVHVSLLQSSRQNQGAPSGNLSNGGDCESLLPPPPPTTASGNSNHAGSNSSSNSGSNNHITSPHYMQTRDENFKLAQLKRSFDHELISGKNQQKDKDFGYPSGGSASKLPTHNVQQQHANKKPSPLRNYHQQQQPPYNLTPKYNGPQTPPTPQSPLAAPPHQMQSPTMDYNQLHLHHQLNSSGGGSYQHMQQDQTQSQSHPQHLHYHNQHAASQTAPPPLLPPHLTSSQFHGQPQDAAQQQTASSSQHQTHHSRNPQLTNLDLVVKHKPESEEQPLITDLSYRNSESDKPAVNAVPDAPESPYLTTSNEESLESNSNSSNSRKRRKRKASTVMRVTPNENAPEGGASKPQHQQPQQPAHHNNSCSPKRSPKNGGGEFQPFSLQSQSQTQNEKTPQENGRGGSPAPAENSSNSNSSTLYHDNENPKTKKQRQALLQRNLTEQHRMQQEDEPPKKRTPPTMPPPSPQSNSSSSSSSSSSANTHSSHSNHAVNDNQRNQKPEINNKATTDTPASPALVEQGNIDAKPAVSVHECDEEEEPAANKESPAHHVPPSTPAVAAAPVPESPKKSSPALNSEPCPFDVEDKLEQMFAGIEEETERICSPEKPAEETGQLVSHDLTAQLALDSAKTDDAPADKEDTSVLAVLAPTPTSTPEIRPVATKAAMKSTLPSPVHSPTPQARSTSTPLATGDDSKSNTPVPPKTPAARRPPPRRLSMGMDVSLLRFMIDDPPAKKPGRKKKVIPEPELEDDDKPSTSAAAAAALAARQLSEAASASKGKAAGAKKKNAVGKGKKGPAGKGNAKNAKQNGKKPGRKPAFTTDEDSTPAPTNGGGAVPELRFKSPFILIKPDGCVSIKNTHSAEDVNEKQTKAKKAPHERKNLRGMHSSTLSNRYDADTTDSTWICVFCKRGPHKLGLGDLFGPYLVTSDCDEYRAAVQAPGVQDIDGLFVNKRRREDMVKVQERNLPVVPATLAHIMQAPKISMHKRKRKQTHDSSISYSDDPNESRSQCSSVDPLDCSHETKFVETFRGMGKTSEHGFEVWLHEDCAVWSNDIQLIGAHINGLDAAVWDSTRYQCVLCQQTGASICCFQRCCKAAAHVPCARSANWSLGEEDRKVFCQLHSGEPEVVEPMKTEPLAPVEVPVAPAPAPAPPPPFNIHSLP; from the exons ATGGCCAACAACAATCATCCGCATCCCGGACATCTCAGTCAGGCGGCTCAGAACGCCTCCTGGAATCCCCTGCAA ATTCCTTCGTACATACCCCGTCAGCCGCAGTTGGCGCACATGTCCAACGAGCGACCCGGCATGGTGCGATCACCGCTGGCTTGGCACGTTTCCGGATCCGTTTCCGCCCAGCCACCGCCGCCACCCGATGCCATTTACAATTTCATGTCGGCCAATCACAAAAAC CTGGACCACCACCATCAGATGAATCCATTGCTGGCACCGCCCTACTCAGGAACTTTGCCATTCAACTCCATGGACCTGTCCTTGCAGTCCGCCCGCAGCGCGGCCCAGCCGCTGGCCAAGCAGCCGCCGAACCAGCAGCCACAGCAgtcccagcagcagcaacaatccCTGATGCATGCGCCCAACTACCCTTCAAT TCAAAATCTCACGAccaatgccacgcccaccagcGCACagctgcaacagcagcagcaacaggaaCATATGGCAGCCATGGCAGCTGTCCATGTCAGTCTCCTGCAGTCCAGCCGCCAAAATCAGGGAGCCCCTTCAGGAAACCTCAGCAACGGAGGCGACTGCGAATCCCTGCTGCCGCCACCACCGCCCACAACTGCCTCTGGAAACAGCAATCACGCGGGGAgtaacagcagcagcaatagTGGGAGCAACAATCACATAACCAGCCCGCACTACATGCAAACTCGCGACGAGAACTTCAAGCTCGCGCAATTAAAGCGTAGCTTTGACCACGAGCTGATATCGGGGAAGAATCAGCAGAAGGACAAGGACTTTGGCTACCCGTCGGGGGGATCAGCTAGTAAACTGCCCACGCACAAtgtgcagcagcaacatgccAACAAAAAAC CCTCACCTCTGCGCAACTAtcaccaacagcagcagccgccTTACAACTTAACGCCCAAATACAATGGACCACAGACGCCGCCTACGCCTCAATCACCGCTGGCTGCGCCTCCTCATCAGATGCAATCACCCACCATGGACTACAATCAGCTGCATCTGCACCACCAGCTCAATAGCTCGGGAGGAGGCAGCTACCAGCACATGCAGCAGGATCAAACGCAATCACAATCACACCCCCAGCACTTACACTACCACAATCAGCATGCGGCCAGCCAAACAGCTCCGCCGCCCCTCCTTCCCCCCCACTTGACCAGCAGCCAGTTCCACGGACAACCCCAGGATGCGGCGCAACAGCAGACAGCCTCCTCAAGTCAACATCAAACGCACCATTCCCGCAACCCCCAATTAACGAATCTCGATCTGGTCGTCAAGCACAAACCAGAATCGGAGGAACAGCCTCTAATAACTGATCTGTCCTACCGGAATTCGGAGTCAGATAAACCTGCGGTTAACGCGGTGCCAGATGCCCCAGAGTCTCCCTACCTGACCACCTCTAATGAGGAGTCGCTGGAGTcgaacagcaacagcagcaataGTCGGAAGCGACGCAAACGGAAAGCCAGTACGGTGATGAGAGTTACCCCAAATGAAAATGCCCCTGAGGGAGGAGCGAGCAAACCGCAGCATCAACAACCACAACAGCCGGCGCACCATAACAACAGCTGCAGTCCCAAACGATCGCCCAAGAATGGAGGCGGTGAGTTTCAGCCTTTCAGTTTGCAAAGCCAGTCGCAAACGCAGAACGAGAAGACGCCGCAGGAGAACGGCCGTGGAGGATCACCGGCTCCGGCGGAAAACAgtagcaacagcaacagttCGACGCTGTATCATGACAACGAGAACCCCAAGACCAAGAAGCAGCGCCAGGCCCTGCTGCAGCGGAACCTCACAGAACAGCACCGTATGCAGCAGGAGGATGAGCCTCCGAAGAAGCGCACGCCTCCCACAATGCCGCCACCTAGTCCGCAGAGCAACAGCAGTAGCAGTAGCTCGAGCAGCTCCAGCGCCAACACGCACAGCAGCCACAGCAATCATGCTGTCAATGATAATCAGAGAAATCAAAAGCCTGAGATCAACAATAAGGCTACCACGGATACACCTGCATCTCCTGCTCTTGTGGAGCAGGGCAACATTGATGCCAAGCCGGCTGTGAGTGTTCACGAGTGcgacgaggaggaggaacCGGCAGCCAACAAAGAATCACCTGCGCATCACGTTCCGCCTTCCACtcctgctgttgctgctgctccagTGCCCGAATCCCCCAAGAAATCCTCACCCGCTCTCAACTCTGAGCCCTGTCCTTTTGATGTGGAGGATAAGCTGGAGCAAATGTTTGCCGGCATCGAGGAGGAGACGGAAAGGATATGCAGCCCGGAAAAACCAGCTGAGGAAACGGGACAGTTGGTGTCACACGATTTGACCGCCCAGCTGGCTCTGGACAGCGCCAAAACAGACGATGCGCCAGCGGACAAAGAGGATACCTCAGTGTTAGCAGTTCTGGCACCAACGCCAACATCTACACCCGAAATCCGACCGGTGGCAACAAAGGCGGCTATGAAGTCTACGCTACCAAGTCCTGTTCACAGTCCTACGCCTCAAGCTCGCTCCACGTCAACACCCTTGGCAACAGGTGACGACAGTAAATCGAATACCCCTGTTCCACCTAAAACGCCTGCAGCTCGGAGACCGCCGCCACGTAGACTTTCCATGGGCATGGATGTCTCACTACTCCGTTTTATGATCGACGACCCGCCTGCCAAGAAGCCAGGTCGCAAGAAGAAGGTGATACCAGAGCCGGAACTGGAAGATGATGACAAGCCCAGCACCTCGGCGGCAGCGGCTGCGGCTCTTGCAGCTCGTCAACTCAGTGAAGCGGCATCCGCTTCCAAGGGAAAAGCTGCTggagcaaaaaaaaagaacgccGTAGGCAAGGGCAAGAAGGGACCAGCGGGGAAGGGTAATGCGAAGAATGCAAAAcaaaatggaaagaagccgGGACGAAAACCTGCCTTTACCACCGACGAGGACAGCACTCCGGCGCCAACAAACGGTGGAGGAGCAGTTCCCGAGCTAAGATTCAAATCTCCCTTCATTCTCATCAAGCCGGACGGATGTGTGAGTATCAAGAACACCCACAGTGCCGAGGACGTGAACGAGAAGCAGACAAAGGCCAAAAAGGCGCCGCACGAACGAAAAAACTTGAGAGGAATGCACAGCTCCACACTAAGCAACCGCTACGATGCGGACACCACCGACTCCACCTGGATATGTGTGTTCTGCAAGCGTGGTCCTCATAAACTCGGCCTGGGGGATCTCTTCGGTCCGTACCTGGTGACTAGCGACTGTGACGAGTATCGTGCGGCTGTGCAGGCACCCGGAGTACAGGACATCGATGGACTGTTCGTCAACAAGCGAAGGCGGGAGGACATGGTAAAAGTGCAGGAGCGAAATTTACCCGTGGTACCAGCGACGCTGGCCCACATTATGCAGGCACCTAAGATAAGCATG caCAAACGCAAGCGCAAGCAGACGCACGACAGCTCGATATCCTACAGCGACGACCCAAATGAATCGCGCTCACAATGCTCATCTGTGGACCCGCTAGATTGCAGTCACGAAACCAAGTTCGTGGAGACCTTCCGCGGCATGGGCAAGACCTCAGAGCACGGCTTTGAAGTTTGGCTGCACGAGGACTGCGCCGTCTGGAGCAACGATATCCAGCTGATTGGCGCCCACATCAATGGACTGGATGCGGCGGTGTGGGACAGTACGCGGTATCAGTGTGTGCTCTGCCAGCAGACGGGAGCCAGTATATGTTGTTTCCAGCGATGTTGCAAGGCGGCTGCTCATGTGCCGTGCGCGCGATCCGCCAATTGGAGTCTAGGGGAGGAGGACCGCAAGGTATTCTGTCAGCTGCACAGCGGTGAGCCTGAGGTCGTGGAACCCATGAAAACGGAGCCGCTAGCGCCGGTGGAAGTACCAGTGGCTCCTGCACCCGCACCCGCACCGCCACCCCCTTTTAACATACATTCGCTTCCCTGA
- the LOC108009522 gene encoding uncharacterized protein CG5098 isoform X2, giving the protein MNPLLAPPYSGTLPFNSMDLSLQSARSAAQPLAKQPPNQQPQQSQQQQQSLMHAPNYPSIQNLTTNATPTSAQLQQQQQQEHMAAMAAVHVSLLQSSRQNQGAPSGNLSNGGDCESLLPPPPPTTASGNSNHAGSNSSSNSGSNNHITSPHYMQTRDENFKLAQLKRSFDHELISGKNQQKDKDFGYPSGGSASKLPTHNVQQQHANKKPSPLRNYHQQQQPPYNLTPKYNGPQTPPTPQSPLAAPPHQMQSPTMDYNQLHLHHQLNSSGGGSYQHMQQDQTQSQSHPQHLHYHNQHAASQTAPPPLLPPHLTSSQFHGQPQDAAQQQTASSSQHQTHHSRNPQLTNLDLVVKHKPESEEQPLITDLSYRNSESDKPAVNAVPDAPESPYLTTSNEESLESNSNSSNSRKRRKRKASTVMRVTPNENAPEGGASKPQHQQPQQPAHHNNSCSPKRSPKNGGGEFQPFSLQSQSQTQNEKTPQENGRGGSPAPAENSSNSNSSTLYHDNENPKTKKQRQALLQRNLTEQHRMQQEDEPPKKRTPPTMPPPSPQSNSSSSSSSSSSANTHSSHSNHAVNDNQRNQKPEINNKATTDTPASPALVEQGNIDAKPAVSVHECDEEEEPAANKESPAHHVPPSTPAVAAAPVPESPKKSSPALNSEPCPFDVEDKLEQMFAGIEEETERICSPEKPAEETGQLVSHDLTAQLALDSAKTDDAPADKEDTSVLAVLAPTPTSTPEIRPVATKAAMKSTLPSPVHSPTPQARSTSTPLATGDDSKSNTPVPPKTPAARRPPPRRLSMGMDVSLLRFMIDDPPAKKPGRKKKVIPEPELEDDDKPSTSAAAAAALAARQLSEAASASKGKAAGAKKKNAVGKGKKGPAGKGNAKNAKQNGKKPGRKPAFTTDEDSTPAPTNGGGAVPELRFKSPFILIKPDGCVSIKNTHSAEDVNEKQTKAKKAPHERKNLRGMHSSTLSNRYDADTTDSTWICVFCKRGPHKLGLGDLFGPYLVTSDCDEYRAAVQAPGVQDIDGLFVNKRRREDMVKVQERNLPVVPATLAHIMQAPKISMHKRKRKQTHDSSISYSDDPNESRSQCSSVDPLDCSHETKFVETFRGMGKTSEHGFEVWLHEDCAVWSNDIQLIGAHINGLDAAVWDSTRYQCVLCQQTGASICCFQRCCKAAAHVPCARSANWSLGEEDRKVFCQLHSGEPEVVEPMKTEPLAPVEVPVAPAPAPAPPPPFNIHSLP; this is encoded by the exons ATGAATCCATTGCTGGCACCGCCCTACTCAGGAACTTTGCCATTCAACTCCATGGACCTGTCCTTGCAGTCCGCCCGCAGCGCGGCCCAGCCGCTGGCCAAGCAGCCGCCGAACCAGCAGCCACAGCAgtcccagcagcagcaacaatccCTGATGCATGCGCCCAACTACCCTTCAAT TCAAAATCTCACGAccaatgccacgcccaccagcGCACagctgcaacagcagcagcaacaggaaCATATGGCAGCCATGGCAGCTGTCCATGTCAGTCTCCTGCAGTCCAGCCGCCAAAATCAGGGAGCCCCTTCAGGAAACCTCAGCAACGGAGGCGACTGCGAATCCCTGCTGCCGCCACCACCGCCCACAACTGCCTCTGGAAACAGCAATCACGCGGGGAgtaacagcagcagcaatagTGGGAGCAACAATCACATAACCAGCCCGCACTACATGCAAACTCGCGACGAGAACTTCAAGCTCGCGCAATTAAAGCGTAGCTTTGACCACGAGCTGATATCGGGGAAGAATCAGCAGAAGGACAAGGACTTTGGCTACCCGTCGGGGGGATCAGCTAGTAAACTGCCCACGCACAAtgtgcagcagcaacatgccAACAAAAAAC CCTCACCTCTGCGCAACTAtcaccaacagcagcagccgccTTACAACTTAACGCCCAAATACAATGGACCACAGACGCCGCCTACGCCTCAATCACCGCTGGCTGCGCCTCCTCATCAGATGCAATCACCCACCATGGACTACAATCAGCTGCATCTGCACCACCAGCTCAATAGCTCGGGAGGAGGCAGCTACCAGCACATGCAGCAGGATCAAACGCAATCACAATCACACCCCCAGCACTTACACTACCACAATCAGCATGCGGCCAGCCAAACAGCTCCGCCGCCCCTCCTTCCCCCCCACTTGACCAGCAGCCAGTTCCACGGACAACCCCAGGATGCGGCGCAACAGCAGACAGCCTCCTCAAGTCAACATCAAACGCACCATTCCCGCAACCCCCAATTAACGAATCTCGATCTGGTCGTCAAGCACAAACCAGAATCGGAGGAACAGCCTCTAATAACTGATCTGTCCTACCGGAATTCGGAGTCAGATAAACCTGCGGTTAACGCGGTGCCAGATGCCCCAGAGTCTCCCTACCTGACCACCTCTAATGAGGAGTCGCTGGAGTcgaacagcaacagcagcaataGTCGGAAGCGACGCAAACGGAAAGCCAGTACGGTGATGAGAGTTACCCCAAATGAAAATGCCCCTGAGGGAGGAGCGAGCAAACCGCAGCATCAACAACCACAACAGCCGGCGCACCATAACAACAGCTGCAGTCCCAAACGATCGCCCAAGAATGGAGGCGGTGAGTTTCAGCCTTTCAGTTTGCAAAGCCAGTCGCAAACGCAGAACGAGAAGACGCCGCAGGAGAACGGCCGTGGAGGATCACCGGCTCCGGCGGAAAACAgtagcaacagcaacagttCGACGCTGTATCATGACAACGAGAACCCCAAGACCAAGAAGCAGCGCCAGGCCCTGCTGCAGCGGAACCTCACAGAACAGCACCGTATGCAGCAGGAGGATGAGCCTCCGAAGAAGCGCACGCCTCCCACAATGCCGCCACCTAGTCCGCAGAGCAACAGCAGTAGCAGTAGCTCGAGCAGCTCCAGCGCCAACACGCACAGCAGCCACAGCAATCATGCTGTCAATGATAATCAGAGAAATCAAAAGCCTGAGATCAACAATAAGGCTACCACGGATACACCTGCATCTCCTGCTCTTGTGGAGCAGGGCAACATTGATGCCAAGCCGGCTGTGAGTGTTCACGAGTGcgacgaggaggaggaacCGGCAGCCAACAAAGAATCACCTGCGCATCACGTTCCGCCTTCCACtcctgctgttgctgctgctccagTGCCCGAATCCCCCAAGAAATCCTCACCCGCTCTCAACTCTGAGCCCTGTCCTTTTGATGTGGAGGATAAGCTGGAGCAAATGTTTGCCGGCATCGAGGAGGAGACGGAAAGGATATGCAGCCCGGAAAAACCAGCTGAGGAAACGGGACAGTTGGTGTCACACGATTTGACCGCCCAGCTGGCTCTGGACAGCGCCAAAACAGACGATGCGCCAGCGGACAAAGAGGATACCTCAGTGTTAGCAGTTCTGGCACCAACGCCAACATCTACACCCGAAATCCGACCGGTGGCAACAAAGGCGGCTATGAAGTCTACGCTACCAAGTCCTGTTCACAGTCCTACGCCTCAAGCTCGCTCCACGTCAACACCCTTGGCAACAGGTGACGACAGTAAATCGAATACCCCTGTTCCACCTAAAACGCCTGCAGCTCGGAGACCGCCGCCACGTAGACTTTCCATGGGCATGGATGTCTCACTACTCCGTTTTATGATCGACGACCCGCCTGCCAAGAAGCCAGGTCGCAAGAAGAAGGTGATACCAGAGCCGGAACTGGAAGATGATGACAAGCCCAGCACCTCGGCGGCAGCGGCTGCGGCTCTTGCAGCTCGTCAACTCAGTGAAGCGGCATCCGCTTCCAAGGGAAAAGCTGCTggagcaaaaaaaaagaacgccGTAGGCAAGGGCAAGAAGGGACCAGCGGGGAAGGGTAATGCGAAGAATGCAAAAcaaaatggaaagaagccgGGACGAAAACCTGCCTTTACCACCGACGAGGACAGCACTCCGGCGCCAACAAACGGTGGAGGAGCAGTTCCCGAGCTAAGATTCAAATCTCCCTTCATTCTCATCAAGCCGGACGGATGTGTGAGTATCAAGAACACCCACAGTGCCGAGGACGTGAACGAGAAGCAGACAAAGGCCAAAAAGGCGCCGCACGAACGAAAAAACTTGAGAGGAATGCACAGCTCCACACTAAGCAACCGCTACGATGCGGACACCACCGACTCCACCTGGATATGTGTGTTCTGCAAGCGTGGTCCTCATAAACTCGGCCTGGGGGATCTCTTCGGTCCGTACCTGGTGACTAGCGACTGTGACGAGTATCGTGCGGCTGTGCAGGCACCCGGAGTACAGGACATCGATGGACTGTTCGTCAACAAGCGAAGGCGGGAGGACATGGTAAAAGTGCAGGAGCGAAATTTACCCGTGGTACCAGCGACGCTGGCCCACATTATGCAGGCACCTAAGATAAGCATG caCAAACGCAAGCGCAAGCAGACGCACGACAGCTCGATATCCTACAGCGACGACCCAAATGAATCGCGCTCACAATGCTCATCTGTGGACCCGCTAGATTGCAGTCACGAAACCAAGTTCGTGGAGACCTTCCGCGGCATGGGCAAGACCTCAGAGCACGGCTTTGAAGTTTGGCTGCACGAGGACTGCGCCGTCTGGAGCAACGATATCCAGCTGATTGGCGCCCACATCAATGGACTGGATGCGGCGGTGTGGGACAGTACGCGGTATCAGTGTGTGCTCTGCCAGCAGACGGGAGCCAGTATATGTTGTTTCCAGCGATGTTGCAAGGCGGCTGCTCATGTGCCGTGCGCGCGATCCGCCAATTGGAGTCTAGGGGAGGAGGACCGCAAGGTATTCTGTCAGCTGCACAGCGGTGAGCCTGAGGTCGTGGAACCCATGAAAACGGAGCCGCTAGCGCCGGTGGAAGTACCAGTGGCTCCTGCACCCGCACCCGCACCGCCACCCCCTTTTAACATACATTCGCTTCCCTGA